CTAACAGAACACGGATTTTGTGTAACCTGTTGCAAATTGAAACAAAGCTGGTTTTCAGGTAATCAATGAAAGCCCAGAACACAAAATGCCAACGTGATAAAGTTCAGTGTGATCCCAGTGATTACTATGAGAAGATATTACATATCTACACTTAGAAAATTCACTTCAACACACCCAGATCCAAACAGTTCCTTCCAACAGtatgaaaaatatacaaataaaaaatacaaatactcTCAGACACTAGGTAGGTAGTTTTCTGTTGACATGAAATCAGTGAGGACTAAAAgataaatatttcacattttttttctccctcgcgttttaaagagaaaataaaaatttttgtgtgtatgaaagaaagagaaaagagtcCGTTTTGAAATATTATCCTTCAGTAATTAGTAACATTGTGATGCCAcgtgttgtttctgttgttttttttccagctaaAAACGCTCCAGCTTCTCTAGTAAGCAAAAACAGAGCCAGTGTTGAAACCAAAAAGCATTATAGAattctttttttcagacatcatACACTATGCacagataataaaaacattaacaatgATCAAGTCTTTTTCCACACGACAGATTTCCTCCATTTTAGGTCTGAAACATCGAGAGCGCGGGAAAATCAGCATCGTCAGTCAGAATCTAATTACTGCCGTTATATACTCAGTTCAACGGGGGGGCGGGAGGGGGGAAGGTGTCGACTTAGATCTTTTTAACGTCCCTTAACAAGGCCTGGGAGTGGTTCATGTAGAATCAGGGACCGGTGTATGGAGACAGAGTGATCTACGGGACGAGGGCACATCAGTGTGTGCAGGTAGCATCAGCTCTTAGTGTACGACAAACGTTGACCCATAGGAGGAGCATCAGTTACTGGATGTGAGTAACGCCACCTGCTAGTTCTGCTGCCGGGCATCAGGCCCCGCCAGGTGAGTAACAGTCATTCACTGTCATTCAGGGAGACGCCAGCCGAGCGCCGTTTTTCGGAGGACCATCTGAGCTTCTTGGAACTTTAGTGAAGGAAAACTCCCCCTCAGAAAGACGAaggaaggggaggaggaagCTCACTTGACATGTTCGGCACTGTGGGAGGAGCAGTAGTACTTCTTGTGAGCGATGAATGTGGAGAGGCTGCTGAACTTGATGTTGCACAGCCGACAGAAGCGAGAGTTACCGTTCTGGACCGGGGAGATCACCGGGGTTTTGGGGGCGGGCAGAGGGGCGGGATGGGGGGTCGGGGTTGGGGTGGACGGCTCCATCTTCACCCTCAGGACCTCAGGCACAGGTGACACAGTCAGAGAGGGAGCCCTGGGGGGAGACACCGGCAGAGGAGAGCCGGCTGAAGGTGATCCTCCCCCGGCTGAGGGGCTGCCGTTCACCAGGGGGGAGACGGGGGAGGTCGTGGCGCTCCTGGCCTGACCGTTGATGCTGTCCCGGCGGACTCTGGAGACGAGCCTGGCCTGGTTGATCGGGATGGTGGAGGTGGCGGCAGCAGCTCCGTCCCTCGGACTCAGGCTGGGGCTGCGGCTGACCGTGCTGCCTGGCTGGGGGAGGCTCTCCTGTGGCGGCTGAACAGTTACCACCAGGCCGTGGGTGGTCTTGAAGTGCTCCATCAGGTCACAAGTGACGAACCTGTTAGGACAGTAAGGGCAGACCATCTGAGTTGAACCTGAACCCTTAGCTCCAGCGGCTGGAGTGGCAGCAAGCGCGGCGGTCGTATGCGAGGGAGACGTAGCATCGGAGGCGGGTAAGGCAGAGGGGTGAGGACTGGATGACGTGCCTTGAGTTTGGGCGACCCACTCGGCGGGTAGAACTTTAGCCTCCACAGGGTGCAGGAGATCCGGCCGCTCCTGCTGAGGCCTGGTTTTGGGGGAGGTAGAGGCGGATCTCTTGAGCCTGTGCAGCTGCTCCAGGGTGTGGGGCTGGAGGGTGGTGGCGGGGCAGTAGTAGGTTTTATGAGCCAGGTAGTTCTCGATGCTGTTGAAGCTGATGCTGCAGGCGGTGCACTTGTGGTAGTCGGTGAGAGGCAGAGCTGGGAGAAGACTGCTGCCGCCGCCGTGCCGTGGGGCTTCCCTCAGACGGGGCCTCTTGCTCAGGTCGATGGGACCGTCTCCTTCAGGGCTGGAGCTGCCGGCACCACCAGGAGAAACCTCCTGCTTCACTGCCAGACCCAGAACGGAGGGAGACGGCGCTGAGGCGGTGGCAGCGGCAGCGGCCGCGGCAGCAGCAGCGTTGGCTAAGGCTTCGGTTCTGGCCATGTGGATCTCGtacatcttcttcctcttgcgTGTGCGGATGGGCTGAGGCAGGAAGGCTGCTGTGTTGCTCGTCTTGGCCATGTGGACAGCTCTGTGGTTGGACGGGTCGTGGCGCGACGCACAGTAGAACCGTTTGTGAACGGTGTAGCTCTCATGACGGCTGAAGCGGATGTTGCAGGCCTCACAGAAGGTTCTGTTGGGGTCATCTTCAAGGTCCTCTGCAGAACCACTGGCAGGGCTCTGGCTGCCTTCActtgctcttcctcctccaccgcctcctcccacactcccacctccaccttccCCCTCAGAGGAAGATGATATTCCATCTCTGCCCACTGGGGTTTCTGTCTTCACCTCCACCACCCTCCTGGGTTCTGCTGCTCCGCTTCCTGCAGGAGGTTCAGAGTCGGTCGGAGAGGCGGAGGCTGCTCTACTAGAAGCTCCACCCTGAGGGGAGGTGGATGAGCCATGCGTCCCGCCGGAAGGCACCGTGGCTGGGACTGCATCTCTTGTGGAGCCTGAAGCTGAGGCTGCACCTTCTCCTTGGTGCCTGCTGGAGCAGTACAGCCTCTTATGTGCATAGAAGTTGTCGATGTTGTTGAAGGTGATGTCACACTCGAAGCAGGTGGCTCCTTTCTGAGGCGGAGTGGCGGTGGCGGTCGGTGCGGTCGGCCCGGAGGGGAAGAAGGCTGCAGGATTGTTCTGAGAGACCGTCTGGCCCTGCTTCAGTCGGCTGTGGACCATCTCTGACATTTTGGCCAGGATCTCTGAAGCCTGAGGCAGGATGGCTGCCTCTGGGTTAAACATGTACTGAGGGAGAAACATCGCTCCTCCTGGAACGACCGAGCCGGTTCCTCCCACATGAGCAGGGCTGGAACCAGGGGTGGGACTGGTCGGTTCTGCCTTCACGGCTGTGGTGGCCGGACTCTTCGGAGATGTTTGGCAGGAGTTGGAGGCAATTTGCTCCTCTTTTGTCTTCCTCCTTGGTTCTAGATCCCCTTCCTCTCCGCcaacctccccctcctcctcatctccagCCTCCTTAATCTCCAtctgctcctcctctgcttcTGACTCTGAATTAGGCTCCTCTTTGATCTTCAGGTCCAAGGTTTGGATGTCAGAAGGGCTGTAGTCTCGAGGGGTCGCCGAGCCGCCGTTTGCACCGGGACTGGACGAGTCCGGTTTGGGGACACAGGCCAGGGGCTCCTTCTCCTGGGGAGATGGCTGAGGGTGGTCCACCGACGACGGGGTGCTTTGGCGAGGAGTGGGGCTCCGTTCGGCCGGGACTCTGACCTCCAGGTGGGTTCGTACATGCTGCTGAAGCTGTGCCGGGGAGTCCGAGTTGTGGCCACAGACCTGACACTTGAGCACCACACCAGAGTCTCCTGGACTCAGACCTGAACAGGAGAGACAGCATTAGTGAAATACAACACTGGCTCACATTTGAACTCAGAACTATGTGTTGTCCAGTCACCCTTTTTAGATGCTATCAGCTCATTAAATGGTCATTATTATTTTGGATCATGTGGGCCGGTAGGGACCTCCTTCCTTAGAGTCGCTCACCCTGTTTAATAAATCTTTATATTGCCTTATTTAATGGTGGTAGAACTCTGATTTTACACTTACAAAGAACAATAAAAGTCAGTGTTTGGGGAGGTCTAAGTCAGTGGATTTTCACAGAGGAGACGTAACATCAAGTCCTGTCTTGGACCATTATCAAGTATTTCACTTCTGCATTTTCTTGGCTTGTCAGGTGGTtctgtttaaccctcgtgtcatcctgccgGTCAGATCTGACCCGttttaacatttgaaaatgtggagaaaacaataacaatttttcaacatttttgggtggaaaaaaagaaatgttaaaaaaatgtttcttaagaacattcacaaaaaatccatcaaaattcatcgaatttcactggattttggtggatttttatgtgaatgttcttaaagaaaatagaagttttactgatatatatggaatcactttagatatttttaggagattttttgaagatttttacttcaatattttttgaaaatttttacaaggattttcttgccatatttggtggattttaaaaaaaattaataaaaaattaaggaaaacttttaaggaattattggaattttcttcctgaaggttttgcaaattttcagaaatttggggaatttttttgctgaattttttttttccagataaggaaacaatattttttggtgcccgtaaatgaagacaacaggagggttaagttaAGGCACCAAAACAACTTGGTTAGGTTTAAAGAAGGTTTGTAGTTTTGGTTAAAATACTCCCTTTGTGTTACAAAGCTCTTCTTCACGCAATGTGATCAGTGTTACTTTTGATTTATCAATAACTGGAATGGATGATATCATGCCTTCTGGTTGACTGGAAGGTGAAAGAGGTCCCTGTTGGCCCCTATGTATGGGAATGACCTGCAACCATAACAGTGGATTAATGGCctgaaaacatgcagttttcaACTTGTGAAAATGGGAATCTTGACTTGATTAACAGTCCTGAACTCCACCACATGACTTCACAGTGATGGGTAGGATTTGGGATCGAGAGCTGGGTTCAATTCAGAGTGGATTCCTTTTGAAGCATGaagaaaatgtactttttaattCTGCCTCCTGTCAGTTTATCGCCATCTATCTTCACTGCATTTCCTCCCAACGCCTGAATCCGTTTTATTCTCAGTCACTCAACTGGGATGGACTGGACTTTGTTATCATTACAGCGAAGTAGTTGAAACACGAgaatacaaaacagaaaagacaacaCAGCTTCTTTATCTAGCTGTGTTTATCTGCTTAGAGTTGGCTGTCCCTCAAAGAAGCGCTAAGAACTAGAAATGATGAATAGAATCAGAAAAAGCCTGGACGGTTGGACTCACCGGTGGACAGCGGCAGCTTGGGGAGTCCTGGTCCTGGAGAGTAGACCTCACTGCGAGATCCGGGCTGACAGACCATGTGGCTGGTGACCAGGTGGCTGTAGAGGATGTCCCTGGTGGTGGAGATGAAGCCACAGCCGTGACAAACGCCGCTCAGCGTGTCGGTGTGGACCTTAAGGTGGCGCTCACAGTTGGCTTTGGTGGTGAAGGCCGACAGACAGATGAGGCAGACGAACGGACGCTCGCCTGTGGAAGGACCGAGAGGGATAAACGGTGAGTTAAACCGGCAGAGGACTGGTTGTAATCGTCTTCATGGGTACAAGGTCGGCACTGAAGTGGAGCcacaagtcttttttttttctcacaaagtTCAAATCAAATGAGCTTTCATACTTTCTGGTTTAAACCTTAATTGACAGGAAAGGCTAAATATTCTCAGGCTAGCAACTCAAGTTctaataaaaacaccaaaatgacagctaaaattacgtttttgtcatcttttcctCAACAAGAAGTGGAGTTCCATCTCTACAATGTCTAGAGCCTGAAGCAGCTTTCACCAAACACACTTGAATTTAAGTTAAGTTAAATTTATTACAAAATTAGGCCTCAATGTTCTGCCCGTTTACTGTAAATGTAcatcaatcagccacaacattaaacacactgaGAGGTGAAGTAAACAACATCGATCATACTGGTACTAGGTGCAGGGGCGAAAGTAAGTCGGTACGGTTCGGTACTGCATACCGGAAAAAGACCCGGTGGTGGTACTCTTCTCTTCCATCGGAACGCCACCCGGCTGCCTGCTATCGaccgttcactcagcagtacatGAGAGCGCATGTGTGTCTACTTTCCGGAACACAGTGACTGCTAtggcagccaatagcaaataggtgcgtttgatttattgcactgggacattttccacaactCGTCAATAGACGTCAACAAGCGCCGCTTGCGCCAGGATGggacgagcaataaattacacctgaaattccacacgttcttgtgattggctgaaaaactccCAGCAGGATTTACAACTTTATCATAGACagatacatattttaaataaaaacggagcgaagcactacaaaacagtcaagattttttttgtcaaagcaataatgcagaggaaaataacctCTTTGATTAAAGAAAAGACGGAGACACTGAAGAAgggttaccacagaaaatcagacaCTAACTGCTACTACTAGAACTACTTTAAgcctctgtggaaaatcttGTAGGcgatgtgttttgatgtttagttccattctgagtgtttgctcGTGAAGCtttgtattctggatgtttatcagtgtttcagttaaagcaaaaagtttattaattcctacctattccattggcctacagtaaaatattaatatgttttatttgtttgtgttttgacttttctattttaaaatgcatgaagttagaGCGAGACGAGGGTTTTCGTAACAGTACCGGCAacaatttaaaactactttcacccctgtctatgtggtgttctgctggaaaccttggattttggcgtccgtgttgatgagacttagacaccaaaacaaacactgtcccagaacaaacacactccttcatgcaaatgGAAATCCCAAATGTCACAATGCCCACCACAtcgcaaaaatgtcaaacaatcaGGGACATCTTGGGGAACATGACAACTGCCcgagatgttgatttgacctccaaacttcctagaccccattctgatcaagcatcaacaggatgcagtggaacaagtttgattcccagAAGACCCAAAGGATCTACTACCATCGTCCTGGTACCAGACCCTACAGGACatcctgagaggtcctctggttcAGAGCATTATGGACGACTTCAGGGGACTAACATAATATGAGGCAGGTGGTCACGAtgttatgaatgaatgaatatttcACTCACCGCTGTGTGTTCTCATGTGGATCTCCAGTGAACTGGCACTGGGGCAGCTCTTGTTGCACTGAGGGAAGGGGCAGATGCGTTCGTTGGGGTAGGACTCCTTGGGTTTGTCCTGTGGGGGGGACGAGGCGGCGGCCGGCTGCTTCTGGCGGCTGGCGCAGTAATACATGAGGTGGGCCTGAAGGTTCCTCTCGCTGCGGTACCAGATCCCACAGTCCTTACATGGGAAGATGTCCTCTGAGGGCCGGAAAGACAAAGAGTTAGCTAAttaaacagagacacaacaaagcgggttgggggggggggggcaactTCATGGAAATAATTACGGGGTACTTATAGAGCTGTTCAAGTGTGTGGACGATTGGTCTGGACCGTGAACGAACAGCTGCGACTGACATGTCGTTAATCAAAGTAAGAAAAGTGGTCGATGGGACTTTTAATAGCGTCCAACAACCAGGTCGGTACAGGTCACCAGGCGGGTATTCCTGGTCCAGGTCAAGTTTCAACCTCAACCTCAccttactttttaaaaatgtaacatcttttatgaccagattctttttttttttacccctatttatttttcatttttgcacgTAAATTTAGttctttgcatgtttttcagTCTTGTGTTGCCATCAAAGTTCGAACCCGTtcaaccctcatgtcgtcctgcggctCAAAATTGAACCGgcttaaagtttgaaaatgtgtagaaagaaacatattttcacagagaaacttctgacgtccacattttcaacatttttggaaaatctttgagcattttttagtggaaaaaataaaagtttaaaatgtttcttaagaacattcacataaaaatcaaccaaaatccagcaaaatttgctggattttggttgatttttatgtgaatgttcttaaacaacAAATtctaagttttactgatatatatgcaatcactttagatatttttaggattttttggaagatttttactcattttttgaaaatatttacaagaatct
This window of the Acanthochromis polyacanthus isolate Apoly-LR-REF ecotype Palm Island chromosome 8, KAUST_Apoly_ChrSc, whole genome shotgun sequence genome carries:
- the zfpm1 gene encoding zinc finger protein ZFPM1, with product MSRRKQSKPRQIKRSLGDLDGGEENTPDNLSLSGEEGGASDPEDSAEGESSSPPPYTPLYNEEPRTQDSGGGGGGEGPEDEDGEGEEQPATHSGGEEEEEGEEEEEVLQWRGPDDLELGDEGSSVVAVRDLHPDTTWGPYPGIVQSEGSAEDQEAETSRLTVVCEDPDCWISRLPLTSDSSAANCSVYSRGEELFCKLSRELAAGERLVASLSPPPASSSSRLSPPLSLVAQKQPSVKEEAVYPAALRSDIQLLPQQAGMAAILATAVVNKDIFPCKDCGIWYRSERNLQAHLMYYCASRQKQPAAASSPPQDKPKESYPNERICPFPQCNKSCPSASSLEIHMRTHSGERPFVCLICLSAFTTKANCERHLKVHTDTLSGVCHGCGFISTTRDILYSHLVTSHMVCQPGSRSEVYSPGPGLPKLPLSTGLSPGDSGVVLKCQVCGHNSDSPAQLQQHVRTHLEVRVPAERSPTPRQSTPSSVDHPQPSPQEKEPLACVPKPDSSSPGANGGSATPRDYSPSDIQTLDLKIKEEPNSESEAEEEQMEIKEAGDEEEGEVGGEEGDLEPRRKTKEEQIASNSCQTSPKSPATTAVKAEPTSPTPGSSPAHVGGTGSVVPGGAMFLPQYMFNPEAAILPQASEILAKMSEMVHSRLKQGQTVSQNNPAAFFPSGPTAPTATATPPQKGATCFECDITFNNIDNFYAHKRLYCSSRHQGEGAASASGSTRDAVPATVPSGGTHGSSTSPQGGASSRAASASPTDSEPPAGSGAAEPRRVVEVKTETPVGRDGISSSSEGEGGGGSVGGGGGGGRASEGSQSPASGSAEDLEDDPNRTFCEACNIRFSRHESYTVHKRFYCASRHDPSNHRAVHMAKTSNTAAFLPQPIRTRKRKKMYEIHMARTEALANAAAAAAAAAATASAPSPSVLGLAVKQEVSPGGAGSSSPEGDGPIDLSKRPRLREAPRHGGGSSLLPALPLTDYHKCTACSISFNSIENYLAHKTYYCPATTLQPHTLEQLHRLKRSASTSPKTRPQQERPDLLHPVEAKVLPAEWVAQTQGTSSSPHPSALPASDATSPSHTTAALAATPAAGAKGSGSTQMVCPYCPNRFVTCDLMEHFKTTHGLVVTVQPPQESLPQPGSTVSRSPSLSPRDGAAAATSTIPINQARLVSRVRRDSINGQARSATTSPVSPLVNGSPSAGGGSPSAGSPLPVSPPRAPSLTVSPVPEVLRVKMEPSTPTPTPHPAPLPAPKTPVISPVQNGNSRFCRLCNIKFSSLSTFIAHKKYYCSSHSAEHVK